From the Chloroflexus aurantiacus J-10-fl genome, one window contains:
- a CDS encoding IS5 family transposase: MTRKAYPSDVSDEEWAFVAPYLTLMDEAAPQRKYPLRDVSNALRYLLRTGAPWRMLPTDVPPWPVVYQQTQRWLKAGVVAQMVHDVRMLLRDITDRTPQPRAVIVDSRTLQSTPERGGRAGYDGHKRRNGATVHLAVATLGHLLAVVVTPANEQDRAQVAALAQRMQEIPGDTVEVAVVDQGYTGEQPAADAAAHGSRLAVVTLPTAKRGVVLLPRRWVVERRFAWMTRFRRLVRDDERVAETLAGLHVVAFAILLAHRFVALMVQRS; this comes from the coding sequence ATGACACGAAAAGCGTATCCCAGTGATGTTTCCGATGAGGAGTGGGCGTTTGTCGCGCCCTATTTGACGCTGATGGACGAAGCAGCACCGCAGCGGAAATACCCCCTGCGCGACGTCTCCAATGCGCTGCGTTACCTTCTGCGTACCGGTGCGCCGTGGCGGATGCTGCCCACTGACGTGCCGCCGTGGCCCGTGGTGTATCAGCAGACCCAGCGCTGGCTGAAGGCGGGCGTGGTTGCGCAGATGGTGCATGACGTGCGGATGCTGCTGCGTGACATCACTGACCGCACGCCCCAGCCTCGCGCTGTCATTGTGGACAGCCGGACGCTCCAGTCGACACCGGAACGCGGGGGACGTGCCGGGTACGATGGACACAAGCGGCGGAACGGCGCGACGGTGCATCTGGCGGTGGCTACCCTGGGGCACCTGCTGGCGGTTGTGGTCACGCCAGCCAACGAGCAAGACCGGGCGCAGGTGGCGGCGCTGGCGCAGCGCATGCAGGAGATACCTGGCGACACGGTGGAGGTGGCCGTCGTTGACCAGGGCTACACCGGTGAGCAACCGGCAGCCGATGCCGCCGCCCACGGCAGTCGCCTGGCGGTGGTCACGCTGCCGACCGCCAAGCGAGGCGTTGTCTTGCTGCCGCGGCGCTGGGTGGTCGAGCGCAGGTTTGCCTGGATGACGCGCTTCCGTCGCTTGGTACGTGACGACGAACGTGTGGCGGAGACGCTGGCCGGCTTGCATGTCGTCGCCTTCGCCATCTTGTTGGCCCATCGGTTTGTCGCTCTCATGGTTCAACGTTCATAA
- a CDS encoding DUF86 domain-containing protein has product MAFVQEMTREALERDRKLTLALVKEIEIIGEAAYQVSAATREQMPDIPWEDIMGMRHRLEPVMNVEP; this is encoded by the coding sequence ATGGCGTTTGTCCAGGAAATGACGCGTGAAGCCCTGGAACGTGACCGCAAACTGACCCTGGCTCTGGTGAAAGAGATCGAAATTATCGGTGAAGCTGCTTATCAAGTGTCCGCAGCCACGCGGGAGCAGATGCCGGATATCCCATGGGAAGACATCATGGGCATGCGGCACCGGCTAGAGCCTGTTATGAACGTTGAACCATGA
- a CDS encoding nucleotidyltransferase family protein has protein sequence MSGSITIPREALADFCRRHHIRRLALFGSALHGDPGPESDIDLLVEFAPGHVPGLIRLARMERELSALFNGRKVDLRTPEDLSRYFRDTVLKEAEVQYAQE, from the coding sequence ATGAGCGGAAGCATCACCATACCACGTGAAGCTCTTGCCGACTTTTGCCGGCGGCACCATATCCGTCGCCTGGCGCTTTTTGGGTCTGCGCTACACGGCGACCCTGGCCCGGAGAGCGATATAGACCTCCTGGTGGAATTCGCGCCGGGACACGTCCCCGGCTTGATCAGGTTAGCCCGGATGGAGCGTGAACTGTCCGCCCTTTTTAATGGGCGGAAGGTTGACCTTCGCACGCCCGAAGATTTAAGCCGATATTTTCGCGACACCGTGCTCAAGGAAGCAGAGGTGCAATATGCCCAAGAGTGA
- a CDS encoding nucleotidyltransferase family protein, translating to MPFPIDQYKEAIGDFCRRWQIAEFAVFGSALREDFGPDSDIDVMVTFAPGTQWSFQHWLAMIDELERIFGRKVDLVERRAVEASKNYIRRKHILTHLERVYVAG from the coding sequence GTGCCGTTCCCGATTGACCAATACAAGGAAGCTATTGGCGACTTTTGCCGTCGCTGGCAGATTGCCGAGTTTGCCGTGTTCGGGTCTGCGTTGCGCGAGGATTTTGGTCCTGATAGCGACATTGATGTGATGGTCACGTTTGCACCGGGTACACAATGGTCTTTCCAGCACTGGCTGGCGATGATCGATGAGCTGGAACGCATCTTTGGCCGCAAGGTTGACCTGGTTGAGCGGCGTGCAGTCGAGGCGAGCAAAAACTACATCCGCCGGAAACATATCCTGACCCATCTGGAGCGCGTGTATGTGGCGGGATGA
- the aroB gene encoding 3-dehydroquinate synthase, translating to MITTTLTVTTSTTSYPVIVGAGILSNLADYLAECALRGTAWIVADEHLTAIADQTAAHLTAAGYRVHTTTVPSGEQSKSFGELNRLYDWMIEHGIERRDVVLALGGGVVGDLAGFAAATILRGVALVQIPSTLLAMVDAAVGGKTGINHPLGKNLIGAFHQPRLVLADTNLLATLPARELRAGWAEVIKHGVIRDAELFDALETLAATQRWHADNPATWDATDPALTGELTNIIARAVAVKVDVVSRDEFERGERITLNYGHTIGHAIEQLLGYRLLHGECVAIGMDAAARIAVALGICPPALVERQRNLLAAYGLSTALPADLDRSAILTLIGRDKKVQAGNVRWVLPTAIGQVVVRADVPLAVVEAVLAG from the coding sequence ATGATCACAACCACGCTCACAGTTACGACCAGCACAACTTCCTACCCGGTCATCGTCGGGGCAGGTATCCTGTCCAACCTCGCCGACTACCTGGCTGAATGCGCCCTGCGCGGGACAGCCTGGATTGTTGCCGATGAACACCTGACCGCCATTGCCGATCAGACCGCAGCCCACCTGACAGCAGCCGGGTATCGCGTTCACACGACCACTGTGCCATCAGGTGAACAGAGCAAATCGTTCGGCGAACTGAACCGACTGTACGACTGGATGATCGAACACGGAATCGAACGCCGTGATGTCGTCCTGGCCCTCGGTGGTGGCGTGGTCGGTGACCTGGCAGGGTTTGCGGCAGCGACCATCTTGCGCGGTGTGGCCCTCGTCCAGATACCGAGCACGCTCCTGGCGATGGTTGATGCTGCGGTAGGTGGTAAAACCGGCATCAACCACCCGCTGGGCAAAAACCTGATCGGAGCCTTTCATCAACCACGGCTGGTGTTGGCCGACACCAACCTGCTGGCGACACTACCGGCTCGCGAGCTACGCGCCGGCTGGGCCGAAGTGATCAAACACGGTGTCATTCGCGATGCCGAATTGTTTGACGCCCTGGAAACACTCGCCGCAACCCAACGCTGGCACGCCGACAATCCGGCTACCTGGGATGCGACCGATCCGGCCCTCACCGGTGAACTGACCAACATCATCGCCCGCGCTGTTGCGGTCAAAGTCGACGTTGTATCACGTGATGAATTTGAACGCGGCGAACGCATCACCCTCAATTACGGACATACCATTGGTCACGCCATCGAGCAACTGCTTGGGTATCGCCTCCTGCACGGCGAATGCGTCGCCATCGGCATGGATGCCGCTGCGCGCATTGCCGTCGCCCTGGGCATCTGCCCGCCGGCCCTGGTCGAACGACAGCGTAACCTCCTCGCCGCCTACGGCCTATCAACCGCGCTGCCGGCAGACCTTGACCGCAGTGCGATCCTGACCCTCATCGGTCGTGACAAAAAGGTACAGGCCGGAAATGTGCGCTGGGTCTTGCCAACCGCTATCGGTCAGGTCGTCGTGCGCGCCGACGTGCCGCTTGCGGTGGTTGAAGCGGTGCTGGCGGGGTAA
- the glp gene encoding gephyrin-like molybdotransferase Glp — translation MAEMLRESPYPMVSIAEATATIMAQARPLASEEIEAFSALGRVLAGDITSPEDIPDVPKSAMDGYALRAADGLTPRRVVGELTAGGAAAVMLAPGEATRIMTGAPLPPGADAMIPVELTTERDGMLYIQRELQPGDYVHVVGQDVRRGQTVLTAGTTIGAAEIGILATLGITRIPVYRQPRVAILATGDEVVEPGSPRPAGAVRDSNRYALMAAVREAGGIPISLGIARDDRDVQRQAILHGLDQADVLITSGGVSMGTRDLIKPLLAELGTVHFGRIAFKPGKPTTFATIGGKLVFGLPGYPVSSLVSFEVFVRPALRALQGDASPFRPQIEVTLAEPVRPSPDRPEYQRIIVRYQEGRFTAVTTGSQSSSRLLSLRGANGLLLVPAGDTVYPAGSTLPALLTGPLIV, via the coding sequence ATGGCTGAGATGCTCCGCGAATCGCCGTATCCAATGGTCAGCATCGCCGAAGCCACAGCGACGATCATGGCGCAGGCTCGTCCGCTGGCGAGTGAGGAGATTGAAGCGTTTTCCGCGCTCGGTCGAGTATTGGCCGGTGACATCACGTCACCGGAAGATATTCCTGACGTGCCCAAGTCGGCGATGGACGGCTATGCCCTCCGCGCCGCCGATGGTCTTACCCCTCGGCGCGTGGTGGGTGAATTGACCGCAGGCGGTGCCGCAGCAGTTATGCTTGCGCCCGGTGAAGCCACTCGCATTATGACCGGTGCCCCACTACCACCCGGTGCCGATGCAATGATCCCGGTCGAACTGACCACAGAACGCGATGGAATGCTCTACATCCAGCGCGAGCTACAACCCGGCGATTACGTCCACGTTGTCGGCCAGGACGTCAGACGCGGTCAGACCGTCTTGACCGCCGGTACTACCATTGGCGCCGCCGAGATTGGTATCTTAGCGACCCTCGGCATCACCCGGATTCCCGTGTATCGCCAGCCCCGGGTCGCCATTCTGGCAACCGGTGATGAAGTGGTCGAGCCGGGCAGTCCCCGTCCTGCCGGTGCCGTGCGCGATAGCAACCGGTATGCGTTGATGGCCGCAGTCCGCGAGGCCGGCGGCATCCCGATCTCACTCGGTATCGCCCGCGATGATCGGGATGTACAACGTCAGGCGATCCTGCACGGTCTGGATCAGGCCGATGTCCTGATCACCAGTGGCGGGGTCAGTATGGGGACGCGCGATCTGATCAAACCGTTACTGGCCGAACTCGGCACCGTCCATTTTGGTCGGATTGCCTTCAAGCCGGGGAAACCAACCACCTTCGCCACCATCGGCGGCAAGCTGGTCTTCGGCTTACCGGGCTATCCGGTCTCTTCACTGGTATCGTTCGAGGTCTTCGTTCGCCCGGCGCTGCGGGCATTGCAAGGTGATGCCTCACCGTTCCGCCCCCAGATCGAGGTCACCCTGGCCGAACCGGTCCGCCCATCACCTGATCGCCCTGAGTATCAGCGCATTATCGTGCGCTATCAGGAAGGACGCTTCACCGCAGTCACAACCGGTAGCCAGAGCAGCTCGCGCCTGCTCTCGCTACGTGGTGCCAATGGTCTGTTGCTCGTACCGGCTGGCGACACGGTATATCCTGCCGGTAGCACCTTGCCCGCACTCCTGACCGGTCCGCTCATTGTGTAG
- a CDS encoding xanthine dehydrogenase family protein molybdopterin-binding subunit, with protein sequence MAYAALIGAEVKRREDPRLVQGQGTYVSDLRLPGMLYVAIARSPYAHARIVSIDKATALTLPGVVAVYTGTDLLDLCQPLPLASSGEGGSGPQRYTGRTRYVLAVERVRHVGEAVAAVVAHSPEAALDAALALAIEWEPLPAVVDPLAAIDPAAPVIFEDLPDNIDHRRRRQKGDVEAAFASAHRVVRQRMVNQRLLGFPMEGRAVVAAPDPTNDGVTLWTSTQTPHQVRGDVARVIGLDENRVRVIAPDVGGGFGVKIGIYPEEALLAALARQLHAPLRWVEHRLEHVQATTHGRGQVCDIEAAVTAEGEITALRMRIVADLGAYPLAPGLPDLTTAMAVGVYKIPAVDLEAVCVYTNTTPVAAYRGAGRPEAAYYIERLMDLVAAELNLDPAEVRRRNFIPPDAFPYKTPTGLTYDSGEYDRALTKALSLANYEQLRAEQAARRAAGDRMLLGIGIACYVEMCGFGPYESAQIKVEPSGTVTVTTGISPHGQGTATTFAQIVADQIGADFNRIVVKHSDTALTPMGIGTMGSRSLAVGGAALVRAATKVREKARQIAAAMLEANVADIEFHEGRYVVRGVPDRGLTLTEIARRAYSNKLPPEIDPGLEAVDYFRPADLIYPFGAHVAVVEVDSETGHVRIRDYYSVDDCGPRISPLIVTGQVHGGLAQGIAQALLEEVVYDANGQLLSGTLMDYAVPRADLFPPFTVDKTETPTPLNPLGVKGIGEAATIGSTPAITNAVIDALQPFGVRHIDIPLRPEKVWRAINNGHLEKGE encoded by the coding sequence ATGGCCTATGCAGCCCTGATCGGTGCTGAAGTCAAGCGCCGTGAAGACCCGCGTCTCGTGCAGGGGCAGGGCACATATGTGAGCGATTTGCGCTTGCCGGGTATGCTTTATGTAGCAATTGCCCGTAGTCCGTATGCCCACGCCCGCATTGTCAGCATTGATAAGGCAACGGCTCTTACCTTGCCGGGAGTCGTTGCGGTCTATACCGGTACCGATCTCCTCGATCTCTGTCAGCCACTGCCGTTAGCCAGTTCTGGCGAAGGTGGCAGTGGCCCCCAGCGCTATACCGGTCGCACTCGCTATGTGCTGGCCGTTGAGCGAGTTCGTCACGTTGGCGAAGCAGTTGCCGCTGTGGTTGCGCATTCTCCGGAAGCAGCACTTGATGCGGCACTGGCTCTGGCGATTGAATGGGAACCTCTCCCGGCAGTGGTTGATCCGCTAGCCGCCATCGATCCGGCAGCACCGGTGATCTTTGAAGACCTGCCCGATAACATTGACCATCGCCGCCGCCGCCAGAAGGGTGATGTCGAGGCTGCATTCGCCTCTGCCCATCGGGTTGTTCGCCAACGAATGGTCAATCAGCGTCTGCTCGGTTTTCCGATGGAAGGCCGTGCTGTCGTGGCCGCCCCCGATCCAACGAACGACGGGGTAACCCTCTGGACGAGTACGCAGACCCCACATCAGGTACGTGGCGATGTCGCCAGGGTTATCGGGCTTGATGAGAATCGGGTGCGTGTTATCGCCCCCGATGTCGGTGGTGGCTTTGGGGTCAAGATCGGCATCTATCCCGAAGAGGCATTGCTGGCCGCGTTAGCCCGCCAGCTTCACGCACCCCTACGCTGGGTTGAACATCGACTTGAGCACGTTCAGGCCACTACCCACGGTCGCGGTCAGGTGTGCGACATTGAAGCTGCCGTCACGGCTGAGGGGGAAATCACCGCATTGCGGATGCGCATCGTCGCCGATCTCGGTGCCTACCCGCTTGCTCCCGGTTTGCCCGACCTGACCACCGCCATGGCTGTCGGGGTCTACAAGATTCCCGCCGTTGATCTGGAAGCGGTATGCGTGTATACCAACACCACACCGGTTGCCGCCTACCGCGGCGCAGGCCGCCCGGAAGCCGCTTACTACATCGAGCGTCTGATGGATCTGGTCGCTGCCGAGCTGAATCTGGACCCGGCAGAGGTGCGCCGGCGCAATTTTATCCCCCCGGATGCATTTCCGTACAAAACCCCGACCGGCCTGACCTACGACAGCGGTGAGTATGATCGGGCGCTGACCAAGGCGCTCAGCCTGGCCAATTACGAGCAATTACGCGCCGAGCAGGCCGCCCGCCGGGCTGCCGGTGATCGGATGTTGCTCGGTATCGGAATCGCCTGTTATGTCGAAATGTGTGGCTTCGGCCCTTATGAGAGTGCCCAGATCAAGGTAGAGCCGAGTGGTACCGTTACCGTCACCACCGGTATTTCACCGCACGGTCAGGGGACAGCCACGACCTTTGCCCAGATTGTCGCCGATCAGATCGGCGCCGATTTCAACCGCATTGTCGTCAAACACAGCGACACTGCCCTGACGCCGATGGGTATCGGCACGATGGGATCACGCTCGCTCGCCGTGGGTGGCGCTGCGCTGGTACGTGCTGCAACCAAAGTGCGCGAGAAGGCTCGCCAGATTGCGGCTGCAATGCTCGAAGCGAATGTGGCCGACATCGAGTTCCACGAAGGCCGGTATGTTGTCCGGGGTGTCCCCGACCGTGGGCTGACGCTGACCGAGATTGCCCGCCGCGCCTACAGTAATAAACTGCCACCGGAGATTGATCCGGGTCTGGAAGCGGTTGACTATTTCCGCCCCGCTGACCTGATCTACCCCTTCGGCGCGCACGTCGCTGTCGTTGAAGTTGATAGCGAGACCGGCCATGTCCGTATCCGGGACTACTATTCGGTTGATGATTGTGGGCCGCGGATCAGCCCGCTCATTGTCACCGGCCAGGTACACGGCGGTCTGGCCCAGGGTATCGCCCAAGCCCTCCTTGAAGAGGTGGTGTACGATGCCAATGGTCAGTTGCTGAGCGGGACGCTAATGGATTACGCTGTACCACGGGCCGATCTCTTCCCGCCCTTCACCGTTGACAAGACGGAAACACCGACCCCCCTTAATCCTCTCGGTGTGAAAGGGATCGGCGAAGCAGCTACCATCGGCTCGACACCGGCCATCACCAATGCGGTGATTGATGCGCTTCAACCGTTTGGTGTACGGCACATAGATATTCCGTTGCGGCCCGAAAAGGTCTGGCGGGCAATCAACAATGGACACCTCGAAAAAGGAGAGTGA
- a CDS encoding ABC transporter permease, which produces MAILEPSSTSAVNPSTAHSSAEDVQAPTIIEPRKGWWHFNWRDLWAYRELLFFLVWRDVKVRYKQTLLGASWAIIQPTLQLVVFTIIFGRLAGVNTNGIPYPLFNLAGLLPWQFFANTVGQAANSLVGSASIVRKVYFPRLAIPTASVLAGVVDFGLSFLILLALMVWYRWPPTPAMFLLPLFLLLAMFTAMGVGFWLSAINARYRDVRHATPFLIQLWLFATPVVYPSNLVEGYWQFLYALNPMVSVVEGFRWALLGTQPPGLLMLISVMMAVTIFSSGLFYFQAVERKFADII; this is translated from the coding sequence ATGGCAATTCTTGAACCCTCCAGCACGTCGGCAGTCAACCCCTCTACAGCACATTCATCAGCAGAAGATGTGCAGGCACCAACGATTATCGAGCCGCGCAAGGGATGGTGGCATTTCAACTGGCGTGACCTTTGGGCTTACCGCGAACTACTCTTTTTTCTGGTCTGGCGTGATGTTAAGGTACGTTACAAGCAGACACTGCTGGGCGCCAGTTGGGCCATCATTCAACCAACGTTACAGCTCGTCGTCTTCACGATCATCTTTGGGCGGTTGGCCGGTGTCAATACGAACGGTATTCCTTACCCGCTCTTCAATCTGGCCGGCCTGCTACCATGGCAGTTCTTTGCCAACACGGTTGGGCAGGCGGCCAATAGTCTGGTAGGCAGTGCCAGTATCGTACGCAAAGTCTACTTCCCCCGGCTGGCAATTCCTACCGCCAGTGTTCTGGCCGGTGTGGTTGATTTTGGTTTGTCATTTCTCATCCTGCTGGCATTGATGGTGTGGTACCGGTGGCCGCCAACCCCGGCAATGTTCCTCTTGCCGCTCTTTCTGTTGCTGGCAATGTTTACTGCCATGGGCGTGGGATTCTGGCTCTCGGCGATCAACGCCCGCTACCGTGATGTGCGGCACGCTACTCCGTTTCTCATCCAACTCTGGCTGTTTGCCACGCCGGTCGTGTATCCGAGCAATCTGGTGGAAGGGTACTGGCAATTTCTCTACGCGCTCAACCCAATGGTGAGCGTTGTCGAAGGTTTTCGCTGGGCATTGCTGGGAACGCAACCTCCCGGTCTCTTGATGCTGATCTCGGTCATGATGGCAGTAACAATATTCAGTTCCGGTTTGTTCTACTTTCAGGCGGTGGAACGTAAGTTTGCCGATATTATCTAG
- a CDS encoding ABC transporter ATP-binding protein: protein MHYAIRARDLAKQYRIGAIRQRDMGYVTLRDAIAERLRGRTQKATTTELWALNGVSFDVQQGEVVGIIGRNGAGKSTLLKVLSRITEPTRGRAELYGRVASLLEVGTGFHPELTGRENIYLNGAILGMRKREIDRNFDAIVQFAEVEKFIDTPVKFYSSGMYVRLAFAVAAHLEPEILIVDEVLAVGDARFQKKCLNKMQDVGQQGRTVLFVSHSMQSILRMCQRAILLNQGQVVADGPAQQVVGVYLGKGTHSIAERVWPDRASAPGKEIAHLRAVRVRDVDGDVSDTIDIRTPVTLEMEFVVTTGGYVLMPHFRLYNEDNIAVFTTLDLDPEWRRRPRLPGRYVSRVTIPGNFLAEGSLYVEAALTTLDPPIGQFAERDAVAFQVIDSLEGDSARGDWAGNLSGVVRPLLPWTTIYEPSA from the coding sequence ATGCACTACGCAATTCGGGCCCGTGATTTAGCAAAACAGTATCGGATCGGTGCGATCAGGCAGCGTGATATGGGATACGTCACGCTACGCGATGCCATTGCCGAGCGTCTGCGTGGTCGCACGCAGAAAGCGACGACGACCGAGCTGTGGGCACTCAACGGTGTTTCGTTTGATGTTCAGCAAGGGGAAGTGGTTGGGATCATCGGGCGTAATGGTGCCGGGAAGAGCACCCTGCTGAAAGTGCTCTCGCGCATTACCGAACCAACCCGGGGCAGAGCCGAATTGTACGGTCGGGTGGCTTCTTTGCTCGAAGTTGGCACCGGTTTTCATCCCGAATTGACCGGGCGCGAGAATATTTATCTCAACGGTGCCATTTTGGGCATGCGCAAACGCGAAATTGATCGCAATTTTGACGCAATTGTCCAGTTTGCCGAGGTAGAGAAGTTTATCGATACGCCGGTGAAGTTTTATTCATCGGGCATGTATGTGCGGCTGGCCTTCGCAGTTGCCGCGCATCTCGAGCCGGAAATTCTGATTGTCGATGAGGTACTGGCCGTCGGCGATGCGCGCTTTCAGAAAAAGTGTCTCAACAAGATGCAAGATGTAGGTCAGCAGGGGCGTACCGTCCTGTTTGTCTCGCACAGCATGCAATCCATCCTGCGCATGTGTCAGCGGGCCATTCTGCTCAATCAGGGGCAGGTGGTGGCCGATGGACCGGCACAGCAGGTGGTTGGTGTCTATCTGGGGAAGGGCACACATTCGATTGCGGAACGGGTCTGGCCGGATCGGGCGAGTGCGCCGGGCAAGGAAATTGCCCACCTGCGGGCAGTGCGTGTTCGCGATGTTGATGGCGATGTCTCGGACACGATTGATATTCGGACACCGGTAACGCTTGAGATGGAGTTTGTGGTAACAACCGGTGGCTATGTATTGATGCCGCACTTTCGTCTCTACAACGAAGATAATATCGCCGTGTTTACCACCCTCGATCTTGACCCCGAATGGCGGCGGCGGCCACGACTGCCGGGTCGCTATGTCTCCAGGGTGACCATTCCCGGCAATTTTCTGGCTGAGGGGTCACTGTACGTCGAAGCAGCGCTGACCACTCTCGATCCGCCGATTGGTCAATTCGCCGAACGTGATGCGGTTGCTTTTCAGGTGATTGATAGTCTGGAAGGTGACTCAGCACGTGGTGATTGGGCCGGCAATCTTTCCGGGGTGGTGCGACCACTCTTACCGTGGACGACGATCTATGAGCCGTCAGCCTGA
- a CDS encoding VanZ family protein, giving the protein MSRQPEPMGHHYALRRYGVALLLPTILLVGMVTLYPFAFTRPWPANPIFELMTGLSHAFDMAQNIVLFIPLGMALRWFLAGCSVPLPGQRAGVILLSASVALGIEVAQLTIPGRTAALLDVVANTSGAALGAWWLAQPMLPLVERLGFWIHQGVRMTPAWVVFVGLAIWLAGSTWMVTRWQRATLPTTWSDRYTLQIGAADDGRRFWPGYVGFTALYNRAFTADDAQAVQTPGDAIARQPLFAYDFSELPPAGNGPFARPLVAQGRPTLTESGVGVGYQRWLMSSEPLRGVAAEIARTRAFTLVAQVAAREPDRTTEGLIVNFGRGIDGHNISLIQAGADLLVRMRLPLTRVADDRPPLRFADVFPDGQPRLLALSYDGAVARLFVDGQAHPQWYTFGPGEALINRWLPVQTHQIGGWTIALAGAICLPLALAGLPWRGGRWPPITIAVVGPLLISSAPWLVIAQSLSGGMLVASSATVLVGCTLAYWLTRSYSADDNL; this is encoded by the coding sequence ATGAGCCGTCAGCCTGAACCTATGGGTCACCACTATGCTTTGCGTCGCTATGGTGTCGCGTTGCTCTTACCAACCATCCTGCTCGTCGGGATGGTGACTTTGTACCCCTTTGCTTTCACCAGACCATGGCCGGCCAATCCAATCTTCGAGCTGATGACCGGCCTGAGCCATGCGTTTGATATGGCGCAAAATATTGTTCTGTTTATTCCGTTAGGCATGGCGTTACGCTGGTTTCTGGCCGGTTGTAGCGTGCCTCTACCTGGGCAGCGCGCTGGTGTCATCCTGTTGAGTGCGTCTGTCGCGCTCGGGATTGAGGTTGCCCAACTGACCATTCCCGGTCGCACCGCTGCGCTACTGGATGTGGTTGCGAACACGTCGGGCGCAGCTTTGGGAGCGTGGTGGCTGGCGCAGCCAATGCTTCCCCTGGTCGAGCGACTCGGCTTCTGGATACATCAGGGTGTACGGATGACGCCGGCGTGGGTCGTGTTTGTTGGATTGGCGATCTGGCTGGCCGGCAGCACGTGGATGGTCACGCGCTGGCAACGAGCAACACTGCCAACGACGTGGTCGGATCGCTACACGCTTCAAATCGGCGCTGCCGATGACGGGCGGCGCTTTTGGCCAGGTTATGTGGGCTTTACCGCCCTCTACAATCGGGCCTTTACCGCAGATGATGCGCAAGCGGTACAGACCCCGGGCGATGCAATCGCGAGGCAACCGTTATTCGCCTACGATTTCAGCGAGCTGCCCCCGGCTGGGAATGGGCCATTTGCGCGTCCGCTGGTGGCTCAGGGTCGGCCCACCCTCACCGAATCCGGGGTAGGTGTGGGGTATCAGCGCTGGCTGATGAGCAGTGAGCCATTGCGTGGCGTGGCAGCGGAGATTGCCCGGACACGAGCATTTACGCTGGTCGCTCAGGTGGCTGCCCGCGAACCAGATCGCACCACAGAGGGCCTGATTGTCAATTTTGGCCGTGGCATTGATGGACACAACATCAGTTTGATTCAGGCAGGTGCCGACCTGTTGGTACGGATGCGGCTGCCGCTGACCCGTGTAGCCGATGACCGGCCACCGTTGCGCTTTGCCGATGTCTTCCCTGACGGGCAACCACGGCTGTTAGCGTTGAGTTATGACGGTGCCGTTGCCCGGCTCTTTGTTGATGGTCAGGCACACCCGCAATGGTACACCTTTGGCCCGGGCGAAGCGCTGATCAATCGCTGGCTCCCGGTTCAAACGCATCAGATCGGGGGCTGGACGATTGCGCTGGCCGGAGCGATCTGTCTTCCGCTGGCACTGGCTGGCTTGCCCTGGCGCGGTGGGCGCTGGCCACCGATCACCATCGCGGTAGTAGGGCCACTGCTCATCAGTAGTGCGCCCTGGCTGGTTATTGCCCAGTCGTTGAGTGGGGGGATGCTGGTGGCCAGCAGTGCGACGGTGCTTGTTGGATGCACCCTGGCGTATTGGTTAACCAGGTCATATTCAGCGGATGATAATCTATGA